The following proteins are encoded in a genomic region of Xenopus laevis strain J_2021 chromosome 3L, Xenopus_laevis_v10.1, whole genome shotgun sequence:
- the LOC121401358 gene encoding DC-STAMP domain-containing protein 2-like isoform X1 has translation MKVELTSNDIENQKNVPMRRRKNSMCKEFLRCFGSFVLGMFLAIVFAFFTLFVKSYSLDICIIASAFIGVFLSLGMAFSEQIRVIVFLTLPQIFAAQGKNLIIALAFSLTIQGPAGNILENYKRVSEATSCGLQLAVNQTLEVVEEMKAPVMRALDKIKSIAGNFKNVSNRSQGFFTALQEGVRRIGRDLRAAWSYLYNMGTICNEELGNPSKKCYQQFDTAKQTCTDNAGLFGFVCGIIDTFRPLCALAGVPCMGPDFVQTHVSRLMDKAADSVLNKFKDHFLFNITVIHDFDINTSATDVINVAEQIMDEVNASIEPYLEIIGLAQYFVLFFCLYSFIRAALYRRNYLLNDKHDNFYITKNFMKLNELRVKTGAPSLLPLNMKEQSLYVSPVSLKMTSIEKNMLTGFLGIVPYMIGSIFIILIDFGAYFLLGKAHEQLSGNITVTAPLIFNVTVTGSNFFSDFFKQIISSFEDMVRGQVQILTSKCLVTPSKPDFRGYIIIGLLYGFAFLATAIGVYLTRLRRSLCAYYYPYRELERICFLYNTIICERPERTPYHMKYIVTGSQDPQPSSFLYKLAKRNSVFYRLVRLMGKREEFCMECAKVRTDSNSLEFLACITRDCRGLYCGDCCIKLENACKFCLTPLTYSDSTDEEIDSSDEEQVELWLEERGRSKRFTKSQNTEEDEDSDSSMELSDADYEYQEQSPSSDSSDEETLDEAFSKLTKMKKKGIPRKLYQRR, from the exons ATGAAGGTTGAACTCACATCCAATGATATAGAGAACCAAAAGAATGTTCcaatgagaagaagaaagaacagTATGTGCAAGGAATTCCTGAGATGCTTCGGCTCATTTGTTCTAGGCATGTTCTTGGCcatagtatttgccttcttcactcTGTTTGTGAAGAGCTACAGCCTGGACATCTGCATCATCGCCAGCGCCTTTATTGGAGTTTTCCTATCTCTCGGCATGGCGTTTTCTGAGCAGATTCGTGTAATTGTATTCTTAACACTGCCGCAGATTTTTGCAG CTCAAGGCAAGAACCTGATTATTGCACTGGCCTTTTCGCTGACCATCCAAGGACCCGCCGGAAATATCCTGGAGAATTACAAGCGGGTGTCGGAAGCAACCTCGTGCGGGTTGCAGTTGGCCGTGAATCAGACCTTAGAAGTTGTTGAGGAGATGAAAGCGCCTGTGATGA GGGCTTTGGACAAGATCAAGTCCATTGCTGGTAACTTTAAAAATGTCTCCAACCGGTCGCAAGGCTTCTTTACTGCCCTACAGGAGGGCGTGAGACGTATAG GCCGAGACTTGAGAGCGGCGTggtcatacctgtacaacatgggAACTATCTGCAATGAGGAGTTAGGGAACCCGAGCAAGAAATGTTACCAGCAATTCGATACGGCCAAGCAGACTTGTACCGATAATGCCGGCTTGTTTGGCTTCGTCTGCGGCATTATAGACACATTTCGGCCCCTGTGTGCACTGGCTGGAG TTCCGTGCATGGGCCCCGACTTTGTTCAGACTCACGTCAGTCGACTGATGGACAAAG CTGCCGATTCCGTCCTTAACAAGTTCAAGGATCACTTTCTGTTTAATATCACTGTCATCCACGACTTTGATATCAACACCAGTGCCACCGACGTGATCAACGTGGCAGAGCAGATTATGGACGAGGTGAACGCCAGTATAGAGCCTTACCTGGAGATTATTGGACTGGCCCAGTATTTTGTGCTCTTCTTCTGCCTTTACTCCTTCATTCG GGCGGCGCTATATCGCAGGAATTACCTGCTCAATGACAAGCACGACAATTTCTACATCACTAAGAACTTTATGAAGCTGAATGAGCTGAGAGTGAAGACTGGTGCTCCCTCTCTGTTACCCCTGAACATGAAGGAGCAATCTCTCTACGTCTCACCTG TTTCCCTGAAGATGACGTCAATTGAGAAGAATATGTTGACGGGTTTCTTGGGGATTGTGCCGTACATGATAGGCTCCATCTTCATCATCTTGATAGATTTCGGAGCCTACTTTTTGCTAGGGAAGGCACATGAACAGCTCAGTGGCAATATAACGGTGACAG CTCCTCTAATCTTCAACGTCACCGTAACAGGCTCAAATTTCTTCAGCGActtctttaaacaaataatatccTCATTTGAGGATATGGTAAGGGGACAAGTGCAGATTCTCACATCCAAGTGTTTGGTTACCCCATCAAAGCCAGACTTCCGGGGCTACATAATTATCG GACTTTTATATGGATTTGCCTTTTTGGCCACCGCGATTGGGGTGTATCTTACGAGATTGAGACGCTCCCTCTGTGCCTATTATTATCCATATCGTGAACTG GAAAGGATCTGCTTCCTGTACAACACGATTATCTGCGAGCGCCCAGAGAGGACCCCTTATCATATGAAGTACATTGTTACTGGTTCCCAGGATCCACAACCCAGCAGCTTCCTCTACAAACTGGCCAAACG aaactcTGTGTTTTACCGTCTGGTCAGACTGATGGGCAAAAGGGAAGAGTTCTGCATGGAATGTGCCAAAGTCAGAACCGACAGTAACAGCCTGGAATTTCTAGCCTGTATTACCAGGGACTGCAGAG GGCTGTACTGCGGAGACTGCTGCATCAAACTAGAGAACGCCTGCAAGTTCTGCCTCACTCCCCTCACCTACTCGGATTCAACAGATGAGGAGAT AGACTCCAGTGATGAGGAGCAGGTCGAGCTGTGGCTGGAGGAAAGAGGCAGGAGTAAGAGGTTCACGAAATCGCAAAACACTGAGGAAGATGAGGACTCGGACTCCTCCATGGAATTAAG TGATGCCGACTATGAGTACCAGGAGCAATCCCCATCAAGTGACAGCTCAGACGAGGAGACTCTAGATGAGGCATTTTCCAAGTTGACGAAGATGAAGAAAAAAGGCATCCCAAGGAAACTGTATCAGAGGCGCTGA
- the LOC121401358 gene encoding DC-STAMP domain-containing protein 2-like isoform X2, producing the protein MKVELTSNDIENQKNVPMRRRKNSMCKEFLRCFGSFVLGMFLAIVFAFFTLFVKSYSLDICIIASAFIGVFLSLGMAFSEQIRVIVFLTLPQIFAAQGKNLIIALAFSLTIQGPAGNILENYKRVSEATSCGLQLAVNQTLEVVEEMKAPVMRALDKIKSIAGNFKNVSNRSQGFFTALQEGVRRIGRDLRAAWSYLYNMGTICNEELGNPSKKCYQQFDTAKQTCTDNAGLFGFVCGIIDTFRPLCALAGVPCMGPDFVQTHVSRLMDKAADSVLNKFKDHFLFNITVIHDFDINTSATDVINVAEQIMDEVNASIEPYLEIIGLAQYFVLFFCLYSFIRAALYRRNYLLNDKHDNFYITKNFMKLNELRVKTGAPSLLPLNMKEQSLYVSPVSLKMTSIEKNMLTGFLGIVPYMIGSIFIILIDFGAYFLLGKAHEQLSGNITVTAPLIFNVTVTGSNFFSDFFKQIISSFEDMVRGQVQILTSKCLVTPSKPDFRGYIIIGLLYGFAFLATAIGVYLTRLRRSLCAYYYPYRELERICFLYNTIICERPERTPYHMKYIVTGSQDPQPSSFLYKLAKRNSVFYRLVRLMGKREEFCMECAKVRTDSNSLEFLACITRDCRGLYCGDCCIKLENACKFCLTPLTYSDSTDEEIDSSDEEQVELWLEERGRSKRFTKSQNTEEDEDSDSSMELR; encoded by the exons ATGAAGGTTGAACTCACATCCAATGATATAGAGAACCAAAAGAATGTTCcaatgagaagaagaaagaacagTATGTGCAAGGAATTCCTGAGATGCTTCGGCTCATTTGTTCTAGGCATGTTCTTGGCcatagtatttgccttcttcactcTGTTTGTGAAGAGCTACAGCCTGGACATCTGCATCATCGCCAGCGCCTTTATTGGAGTTTTCCTATCTCTCGGCATGGCGTTTTCTGAGCAGATTCGTGTAATTGTATTCTTAACACTGCCGCAGATTTTTGCAG CTCAAGGCAAGAACCTGATTATTGCACTGGCCTTTTCGCTGACCATCCAAGGACCCGCCGGAAATATCCTGGAGAATTACAAGCGGGTGTCGGAAGCAACCTCGTGCGGGTTGCAGTTGGCCGTGAATCAGACCTTAGAAGTTGTTGAGGAGATGAAAGCGCCTGTGATGA GGGCTTTGGACAAGATCAAGTCCATTGCTGGTAACTTTAAAAATGTCTCCAACCGGTCGCAAGGCTTCTTTACTGCCCTACAGGAGGGCGTGAGACGTATAG GCCGAGACTTGAGAGCGGCGTggtcatacctgtacaacatgggAACTATCTGCAATGAGGAGTTAGGGAACCCGAGCAAGAAATGTTACCAGCAATTCGATACGGCCAAGCAGACTTGTACCGATAATGCCGGCTTGTTTGGCTTCGTCTGCGGCATTATAGACACATTTCGGCCCCTGTGTGCACTGGCTGGAG TTCCGTGCATGGGCCCCGACTTTGTTCAGACTCACGTCAGTCGACTGATGGACAAAG CTGCCGATTCCGTCCTTAACAAGTTCAAGGATCACTTTCTGTTTAATATCACTGTCATCCACGACTTTGATATCAACACCAGTGCCACCGACGTGATCAACGTGGCAGAGCAGATTATGGACGAGGTGAACGCCAGTATAGAGCCTTACCTGGAGATTATTGGACTGGCCCAGTATTTTGTGCTCTTCTTCTGCCTTTACTCCTTCATTCG GGCGGCGCTATATCGCAGGAATTACCTGCTCAATGACAAGCACGACAATTTCTACATCACTAAGAACTTTATGAAGCTGAATGAGCTGAGAGTGAAGACTGGTGCTCCCTCTCTGTTACCCCTGAACATGAAGGAGCAATCTCTCTACGTCTCACCTG TTTCCCTGAAGATGACGTCAATTGAGAAGAATATGTTGACGGGTTTCTTGGGGATTGTGCCGTACATGATAGGCTCCATCTTCATCATCTTGATAGATTTCGGAGCCTACTTTTTGCTAGGGAAGGCACATGAACAGCTCAGTGGCAATATAACGGTGACAG CTCCTCTAATCTTCAACGTCACCGTAACAGGCTCAAATTTCTTCAGCGActtctttaaacaaataatatccTCATTTGAGGATATGGTAAGGGGACAAGTGCAGATTCTCACATCCAAGTGTTTGGTTACCCCATCAAAGCCAGACTTCCGGGGCTACATAATTATCG GACTTTTATATGGATTTGCCTTTTTGGCCACCGCGATTGGGGTGTATCTTACGAGATTGAGACGCTCCCTCTGTGCCTATTATTATCCATATCGTGAACTG GAAAGGATCTGCTTCCTGTACAACACGATTATCTGCGAGCGCCCAGAGAGGACCCCTTATCATATGAAGTACATTGTTACTGGTTCCCAGGATCCACAACCCAGCAGCTTCCTCTACAAACTGGCCAAACG aaactcTGTGTTTTACCGTCTGGTCAGACTGATGGGCAAAAGGGAAGAGTTCTGCATGGAATGTGCCAAAGTCAGAACCGACAGTAACAGCCTGGAATTTCTAGCCTGTATTACCAGGGACTGCAGAG GGCTGTACTGCGGAGACTGCTGCATCAAACTAGAGAACGCCTGCAAGTTCTGCCTCACTCCCCTCACCTACTCGGATTCAACAGATGAGGAGAT AGACTCCAGTGATGAGGAGCAGGTCGAGCTGTGGCTGGAGGAAAGAGGCAGGAGTAAGAGGTTCACGAAATCGCAAAACACTGAGGAAGATGAGGACTCGGACTCCTCCATGGAATTAAGGTAA